A stretch of Patescibacteria group bacterium DNA encodes these proteins:
- the prs gene encoding ribose-phosphate diphosphokinase, whose protein sequence is MNSYCIVSGSSHKAFASALSRLLRAPLLTADIHPYSDSETYVRITASSQQVYRKHAVVVQSGCRPACDHMVELFLLIDALTRMHPRSITAVIPFLPFRRQEHVNVRGEGVGGELFANILREAGVTRVLTSDLHHESFKRFYTGLVEISALPLFIAYFQKIRSHAVIVSPDEGGQVRARRLADALHLPMFYIPKERPQHDKVRMRRFVCKDSYQTAIIIDDEINTAGTISTSVDVLWQCGIHDIRVAATHPVLSGLATERLKDPKIKEVVFADTIPIPAQLKLKKYTVLKLEPLFADILEKL, encoded by the coding sequence ATGAATTCATATTGTATCGTATCAGGCTCATCGCATAAGGCATTTGCTTCTGCTCTTTCTCGGCTACTGCGGGCGCCACTATTGACTGCCGATATACATCCCTATAGCGATAGCGAGACTTATGTGAGGATTACTGCATCATCTCAGCAAGTCTATCGTAAACATGCCGTAGTAGTGCAATCGGGGTGCCGTCCTGCATGTGACCATATGGTAGAACTGTTCCTGCTTATTGACGCCCTCACGCGCATGCATCCGCGCAGCATCACCGCCGTAATCCCATTTCTTCCCTTTAGGCGTCAAGAGCACGTCAATGTGAGAGGCGAAGGAGTAGGAGGCGAGTTGTTTGCTAATATATTGAGGGAAGCGGGAGTTACACGGGTGCTCACCAGCGATTTACATCATGAGTCATTCAAACGCTTTTATACAGGCTTGGTGGAGATAAGCGCGCTTCCTCTCTTTATTGCATATTTTCAAAAGATACGCTCTCATGCGGTTATAGTGTCGCCAGACGAAGGAGGGCAGGTAAGAGCGCGGCGTCTTGCGGATGCGCTCCATCTGCCTATGTTTTATATTCCAAAGGAGCGTCCGCAACATGACAAGGTTAGGATGCGCAGGTTCGTTTGCAAGGATTCATATCAAACTGCGATTATTATTGATGACGAAATAAACACCGCAGGCACTATCAGTACCAGTGTTGACGTGCTTTGGCAATGTGGCATACACGATATCAGGGTTGCTGCCACCCATCCGGTGCTGAGCGGTCTAGCCACAGAACGTTTGAAAGATCCAAAGATTAAAGAAGTAGTGTTTGCGGACACCATCCCCATTCCTGCGCAACTAAAGCTAAAAAAGTAC
- a CDS encoding PEGA domain-containing protein codes for MTRNTRRIIAGLFILAFLITAPLIILYASGYRYNRKRGTIQGTGAITISTKPKGATVTINGIVQNNLTPFRITQLSPTTYHIKIEKQGYTSWETTAAVEPWENKLYSSVRLFSLASPIALPSSCTYHSVLFHNPSSPWTLLSSSSTDPFILFNANNETCVFLDTKGALIATAEDLTGNSFVMLTQSRQTVLTIVTSSLIGKDNIKSFPLKRTATHVAHLNDRDAWVWDSASVSRVLNLGSQYLNAKLNIIDILPMQNGLYTLETDPTGSVALRLRDNDDPNVYRTLSNLALSTETQFINHSPTNTLTLFDNRNSRVVLIDLTDTSLPPLEFSFITRAAWSQNSESLILSNDHEISLYLYDKKKNAQRAILLTRISDTLRSVLFIPEIGYVAYTTPTHLSFISINPEIDAYPHTPFPLPESDILGFSSDTLYLASQNKIFKYDLP; via the coding sequence ATGACACGGAATACCCGCCGGATTATCGCTGGATTATTCATCCTTGCTTTTTTAATTACCGCCCCCCTCATCATCCTGTATGCTTCTGGATATCGCTATAATCGCAAACGCGGCACCATTCAAGGTACAGGCGCCATTACTATCTCAACCAAACCAAAAGGCGCCACAGTAACCATAAACGGCATTGTACAAAATAACCTTACACCTTTTCGAATCACCCAACTCTCCCCCACGACCTACCATATTAAAATCGAGAAACAAGGTTATACGTCATGGGAAACCACTGCCGCAGTAGAACCTTGGGAAAATAAATTATATTCATCGGTCCGCCTATTTTCACTTGCTTCCCCTATCGCATTACCCTCCTCTTGCACATATCATTCCGTTCTCTTTCATAATCCTTCATCCCCGTGGACATTGCTCTCTTCCTCATCAACTGATCCTTTTATACTCTTTAATGCAAATAATGAAACGTGCGTATTTCTAGACACAAAAGGTGCTCTTATCGCCACCGCAGAAGATCTTACGGGAAATTCTTTTGTGATGCTCACACAATCTCGTCAAACCGTGTTAACTATAGTTACCTCTTCATTGATAGGTAAGGATAATATTAAGAGTTTCCCATTAAAGCGCACCGCAACTCATGTCGCTCATCTGAATGACCGCGATGCTTGGGTGTGGGATTCTGCATCCGTAAGCCGTGTCTTGAATTTAGGAAGCCAATATTTAAATGCCAAACTAAATATCATAGATATATTGCCTATGCAAAATGGACTTTATACGCTCGAAACAGATCCCACGGGCAGTGTGGCGCTCCGACTCCGCGACAACGATGATCCTAATGTGTACCGCACCCTCTCAAACCTCGCGTTGTCCACAGAGACCCAATTTATTAACCACTCGCCCACAAATACGCTCACTCTTTTCGATAATCGCAATTCCCGTGTAGTGCTCATTGATCTCACGGACACAAGCCTCCCCCCACTTGAATTTTCATTCATCACACGCGCGGCATGGTCGCAAAATAGCGAAAGCCTCATCCTTTCCAATGATCATGAAATATCTCTTTACCTCTACGACAAAAAAAAGAATGCCCAGCGTGCCATTCTCTTGACGCGAATATCAGATACCTTGCGGTCCGTGCTTTTTATCCCTGAAATCGGCTATGTCGCATATACCACCCCCACTCACCTCTCATTTATTTCTATAAATCCTGAAATAGACGCATATCCCCACACTCCCTTTCCCCTCCCTGAATCCGACATTCTTGGCTTTTCTTCAGATACACTTTATCTTGCTTCGCAAAATAAAATTTTCAAATACGATTTACCCTAA
- a CDS encoding sugar phosphate nucleotidyltransferase: MKGIITAGGTGSRLYPLTKVTNKHLLPVYDRPMIYFPLCALVQAGVDDILIVSGTAHVGDISELLSDGSAFLDDIRRLDGPDKFSDVKLKLSYAVQKEAGGIAQALSLAEDFSDHELITVILGDNIIIDDLSAGIAAFSRQKKGAKIYLKEVAHPEQYGIAVIEQERIVKIVEKPKMPTSNLAVIGVYLYDAQVWDILKTLKPSGRGELEITDVNNAYIERGEMAYEILHGWWGDGGESFDSLLEAAQLIASSRNSPRHH; encoded by the coding sequence ATGAAAGGCATTATTACTGCAGGCGGGACAGGGTCGAGGCTTTATCCCCTGACGAAAGTGACAAATAAACATTTGCTGCCGGTCTATGACAGGCCGATGATTTATTTCCCCTTATGCGCTCTGGTGCAGGCGGGGGTAGATGATATTCTTATCGTGTCAGGGACTGCGCATGTCGGTGATATTTCAGAGCTCCTTTCGGACGGAAGCGCATTTTTGGATGATATCCGGAGGCTTGACGGGCCTGATAAGTTCTCTGATGTTAAGTTAAAGCTCTCTTACGCGGTGCAAAAAGAAGCGGGCGGCATTGCCCAGGCATTATCGCTTGCCGAGGATTTTTCTGATCATGAGCTGATTACTGTGATTTTAGGGGATAATATTATAATAGACGATCTTTCCGCGGGAATAGCTGCTTTTTCACGGCAGAAAAAAGGCGCTAAAATTTATTTAAAGGAGGTAGCGCATCCAGAACAATATGGCATTGCGGTGATTGAACAGGAGCGCATCGTCAAGATTGTAGAAAAACCAAAAATGCCGACCTCAAATCTCGCGGTGATCGGCGTATACCTCTATGATGCGCAAGTGTGGGACATCCTGAAAACACTAAAGCCCTCTGGGCGCGGAGAGCTGGAAATTACGGATGTCAATAATGCTTATATTGAGCGGGGCGAAATGGCGTATGAGATATTGCACGGATGGTGGGGGGATGGGGGTGAATCCTTTGATTCGCTTCTTGAAGCAGCACAGCTTATTGCGTCGTCGCGTAATTCACCCCGGCACCATTAA